One Streptomyces sp. B21-105 genomic region harbors:
- a CDS encoding type ISP restriction/modification enzyme, producing MPRVTPDDAPPLADLMPWSVAPPRLGRGWPTAPDPACLKARWDALLKAEGPDREALFEPTRSRTLHTAVGQLPGRSGGTERLARASGPCPEPVRVLAAPFDEQWLIPDHRLLDAARPELWRVADEAQVFVVETPQTAARPLLATSVLPLLRPGRIRPLYRRPGGVEPNLAPGLPDLLRRLGHSPDPVDFLAWTLTAVRPDLTVPLTRDRERWAHGVESGRRTLWLLRRQGERPKLPGGRRPYVRAPIPARPLTLRYDRGEEALLLDEGRVSPVPPEAWDAESEPGVRVLERWFAARTAQEAEPGTLAAIRPTAWQQTWTSELLELITVLALLADAGPRQAGSAAADPDTVTTAELRAAGVLPVPDAARHPATVLDHHEEGPEGQFALL from the coding sequence CCCCCGACCCGGCCTGCCTCAAGGCCCGCTGGGACGCCCTGCTGAAGGCCGAAGGACCCGACCGCGAGGCCCTGTTCGAGCCGACGCGTTCGCGCACCCTGCACACGGCGGTCGGGCAGCTGCCCGGCCGGTCCGGCGGCACCGAGCGGCTGGCCCGCGCGTCGGGCCCCTGCCCCGAGCCCGTACGGGTGCTGGCGGCGCCCTTCGACGAGCAGTGGCTCATCCCCGATCACCGGCTCCTCGACGCCGCCCGCCCGGAGCTGTGGCGGGTCGCGGACGAGGCGCAGGTGTTCGTGGTGGAGACGCCGCAGACGGCGGCCCGGCCGCTGCTGGCGACCTCGGTGCTGCCCCTGCTGCGGCCGGGCCGGATCCGGCCGCTGTATCGGCGGCCGGGCGGCGTGGAGCCGAACCTGGCGCCGGGTCTGCCCGACCTGCTGCGCCGGCTGGGCCACTCCCCCGATCCGGTGGACTTCCTGGCGTGGACCCTCACCGCCGTCCGCCCGGATCTCACCGTCCCGCTCACCCGGGACCGGGAACGGTGGGCGCACGGCGTCGAGTCGGGCCGTCGCACGCTGTGGTTGCTGCGGCGCCAGGGCGAGCGGCCCAAGCTGCCCGGCGGCCGCCGCCCCTACGTCCGCGCCCCGATCCCGGCCCGCCCGCTCACCCTGCGGTACGACCGCGGCGAGGAGGCCCTCCTGCTGGACGAGGGCCGGGTCTCGCCCGTCCCTCCCGAGGCGTGGGACGCCGAGTCGGAGCCCGGGGTGCGGGTCCTGGAGCGCTGGTTCGCGGCACGGACGGCCCAGGAGGCCGAGCCGGGCACGCTGGCCGCGATCCGCCCGACGGCCTGGCAGCAGACGTGGACCTCCGAACTCCTGGAACTGATCACGGTGCTGGCGCTGCTCGCGGACGCCGGCCCGCGGCAGGCCGGGTCGGCAGCGGCGGACCCGGACACGGTCACGACGGCGGAGCTGCGCGCGGCGGGCGTCCTGCCGGTCCCGGACGCGGCACGTCACCCGGCGACGGTCCTCGACCACCACGAGGAGGGACCGGAGGGCCAGTTCGCCCTCCTCTAG
- a CDS encoding CaiB/BaiF CoA transferase family protein → MDQPPQPEPELPPQPLPQPEAGPEPLPLEGLVVVAVEQAVAAPFATRQLADLGARVIKVERIDGGDFARGYDTAAGGLASHFVWCNRGKESIALDLKHPRGLAVLRRLIAGADVFVQNLAQGAAARLGLDAATLCAAHPRLVAVDVSGYGAGGPYADKRAYDMLVQCEAGLVSVTGTPGQPVKAGIPAADIAAGVYAFSGVLAALVRRGTTGRGGPVEVSMLESLAEWMGHPLHHTMHGGVPPRRTGLAHAVIAPYDAYPTADGGRVLLSVQNDREWHRLAEQVLDRHELGTDPAYATNAARVANRDGTDALVAEALGALSADEAVARLEGAGIACARLRDLSELAEHPQLAARERWREVGTPVGPLRALLPPITLPGGTEARMGDVPALGEHTETVLRAAGMTDEEIAALRRDGVTA, encoded by the coding sequence ATGGACCAGCCGCCCCAGCCCGAGCCCGAGCTTCCGCCCCAACCCCTGCCCCAGCCGGAGGCCGGGCCGGAGCCCCTGCCCCTCGAGGGTCTCGTCGTGGTCGCCGTCGAGCAGGCCGTCGCGGCGCCCTTCGCCACCCGGCAGCTCGCCGATCTCGGCGCACGGGTGATCAAGGTGGAGCGGATCGACGGCGGGGACTTCGCACGCGGCTACGACACGGCCGCCGGCGGACTCGCCTCGCATTTCGTGTGGTGCAACCGGGGCAAGGAGTCGATCGCGCTGGACCTGAAGCATCCGCGCGGCCTGGCCGTGCTGCGCCGGCTGATCGCCGGTGCGGACGTGTTCGTGCAGAACCTGGCGCAAGGGGCCGCGGCCCGGCTGGGCCTGGACGCGGCCACCCTGTGCGCGGCGCACCCGCGACTGGTCGCGGTCGACGTCTCCGGGTACGGCGCCGGCGGCCCGTACGCGGACAAACGGGCGTACGACATGCTCGTGCAGTGCGAGGCGGGACTGGTGTCGGTGACCGGGACGCCCGGGCAGCCGGTGAAGGCGGGCATCCCGGCGGCGGACATCGCGGCGGGCGTGTACGCGTTCTCGGGGGTGCTGGCCGCGCTGGTGCGGCGGGGCACGACCGGGCGGGGCGGACCGGTGGAGGTGTCGATGCTGGAGTCGCTGGCGGAGTGGATGGGGCATCCGCTGCACCACACGATGCACGGGGGCGTCCCCCCGCGGCGCACCGGCCTCGCGCACGCGGTGATCGCGCCCTACGACGCCTACCCGACGGCGGACGGCGGACGGGTGCTGCTGTCGGTGCAGAACGACCGGGAGTGGCACCGGCTGGCCGAACAGGTCCTGGACCGGCACGAGTTGGGCACGGACCCGGCGTATGCGACGAACGCGGCACGGGTGGCGAACCGGGACGGCACCGACGCGCTGGTGGCGGAAGCGCTCGGCGCGCTGAGCGCCGACGAGGCGGTGGCGCGTCTGGAGGGCGCGGGCATCGCGTGTGCCCGACTGAGGGATCTGTCCGAGCTGGCGGAGCATCCGCAGCTGGCGGCCCGCGAGCGGTGGCGGGAGGTGGGGACGCCGGTCGGGCCGCTGCGGGCGCTGCTGCCCCCGATCACACTGCCGGGCGGAACGGAGGCGCGGATGGGGGACGTGCCCGCGCTCGGGGAGCACACCGAAACAGTGCTGCGTGCCGCGGGGATGACGGACGAGGAGATCGCAGCGCTGCGCCGGGACGGTGTGACCGCCTGA
- a CDS encoding anti-sigma factor, with translation MSIRGIFRREDLHSLAAPYALDALEGDERRRFDKHLKSCERCAAEVRALTEDAVRLAWSTAAPPPAALRDRVLAAVQRTPQEASRAPVREHAPQLPPHVWGTQPPPKRSRAPRARRPLFVPFATATAAAALVVASLFAVQADRARDELNAERAQARDIAHVLAAPDARSSTGRDARGRNIGVIASAADGQAIVTLSGYGDLPTGQVHQLWLMRPGAQPRSLGLFASDTPLVATGLDKAATSLAVTVEPDGGSPQPTTQPVVQLTLKSVGFGE, from the coding sequence ATGAGCATCCGCGGGATCTTCCGCCGGGAGGATCTTCACTCGCTGGCCGCCCCCTACGCGCTCGACGCCCTCGAGGGGGACGAGCGGCGCCGCTTCGACAAGCATCTGAAGAGCTGCGAACGCTGCGCCGCCGAGGTGCGGGCGCTGACCGAGGACGCCGTCCGGCTCGCCTGGTCGACCGCGGCCCCACCGCCTGCCGCGCTGCGCGACCGGGTGCTGGCGGCGGTGCAGAGAACCCCGCAGGAGGCCTCGCGCGCCCCGGTCCGGGAGCACGCGCCCCAACTGCCCCCGCACGTCTGGGGCACACAGCCACCGCCCAAACGCTCCCGAGCGCCCCGGGCGCGCCGCCCGCTGTTCGTGCCGTTCGCGACGGCCACCGCCGCCGCGGCCCTCGTCGTCGCCTCGCTGTTCGCCGTCCAGGCCGACCGCGCCCGCGACGAACTGAACGCCGAGCGCGCCCAGGCACGTGACATCGCCCACGTTCTCGCAGCTCCCGACGCCCGGTCGAGCACCGGGCGGGACGCTCGGGGCCGCAATATCGGAGTGATCGCTTCCGCTGCCGACGGCCAGGCGATCGTGACCTTGAGCGGATACGGCGATCTCCCGACCGGGCAGGTGCACCAGCTGTGGCTCATGCGCCCCGGCGCGCAACCACGCTCCCTGGGACTCTTCGCGAGCGACACGCCCTTGGTCGCCACCGGCCTCGACAAGGCCGCGACGTCACTCGCTGTGACCGTCGAGCCCGACGGGGGATCGCCGCAACCCACTACACAACCGGTTGTCCAACTCACCCTGAAATCGGTTGGATTCGGAGAGTGA
- a CDS encoding sigma-70 family RNA polymerase sigma factor → MEADELLVLVAGGDQKAFEQLYGLVSGPVFGLVRRVVRDPAQSEEVAQEVLLEAWRSAGRFDPSRGSALSWILTLAHRRAVDRVRSARAAVDREQREGRRYHDPAFDQVTEEVEAGLEREWVRRCLDRLTALQRQSVTLAYYDGYTYREVADRLSLPLGTVKTRMRDGLTRLRDCLGGAV, encoded by the coding sequence ATGGAGGCGGACGAGCTTCTGGTGCTCGTGGCGGGAGGCGACCAGAAAGCCTTCGAACAGCTCTACGGCCTGGTGTCCGGGCCGGTGTTCGGGCTCGTCCGGCGGGTCGTCCGGGACCCCGCGCAGTCGGAGGAGGTCGCGCAGGAGGTCCTCCTGGAGGCCTGGCGCTCCGCCGGCCGCTTCGACCCGAGCCGCGGCAGCGCCCTCTCCTGGATCCTCACCCTCGCGCACCGCCGTGCCGTCGACCGGGTGCGCAGCGCCCGCGCCGCCGTGGACCGCGAGCAGCGTGAGGGACGCCGCTACCACGACCCCGCCTTCGACCAGGTGACGGAGGAGGTCGAGGCCGGACTGGAACGCGAGTGGGTGCGCCGCTGCCTCGACCGCCTGACGGCGCTTCAGCGGCAGTCCGTCACCCTCGCCTACTACGACGGCTACACCTACCGTGAGGTGGCCGACCGGTTGTCGTTGCCGCTGGGTACGGTCAAGACTCGGATGCGCGACGGACTCACGCGGCTGCGCGACTGCCTGGGAGGCGCCGTATGA